The nucleotide window GACAAGTAAAGTAATTAGTAGCAGGCTTAATCTATAGTTTATTTATAATTAATGTGAAATATTTTTATCAACAGTTTGATAAGCAAGGTAATTGTATGGGTTGGGTGAAAATTTAAAACTGGGTTAGTAATGGAAAATGGCCGGAATGTAGCAATGCTATGTGCAAAGCTAGTGCAATTACCCATTGATATATACACCAATGCATTACCATATAGAAGTTATTAgtccaagaaaaagaagtatGTAAAGGGTTATGCTACAGTACACTAGCGAACAGATTAACAGATATATCAAGAAATAGGACTATCGAACAGAACTGGAACGGCACTGACAAAAAGGACAAATCAGGCAAAAGACAAGTACCTTCGGAGACAAAACCATCGATGGTTTCACGGGAAGAGACTGTTAGTTGAGTTTGTAAGCAGATAAATTTATATATCGAGCTGTGGTTTTATATGAAACATATCCACCGTCTTTGCTGTTATATTACATTAATTAACCAGTTCAAAGGCATAGCCAACGACCCGATATTTATCAGGTATTTAGTAAAacacaaagtaaaaaaataaaaaaagcaaagTAAAGTTAATAAAGTACTTAACGAGCATGAAGAAAATAGGGTGGTAAATATCATACAGAGAAAAGCAATAGCCAACGATACTTAAATAAATCGGCTTTTAAATCATCATATTTATCTTCATTTTAATCGAGATgaaaaagttttaattttttattagtaTATTATATTAATACAGTATAAATGTCCCAATATGTTAATTTATTTCTTATCGCCATAAATTATTCCTTTCACTCCTTCTGTACATCGTTATTGATAGAAACATTTCTTTCCTTGTCAACTAGTTTAGAAAACGACCGATGCTAGCCACATTGACTATACTATCATTACTTTATTTATCTTAACGAGTTGAGGAAATATCATAATAGGAAATATAGCCAATAAATTACCTTATCATATCCAGTTAGATAGAAAAAAACCTGGTTGATAGACACCAGGTATGAAACTTCAAAAGCAACCACCCCAGAAAAAAATCTTACCTagtaaaaaaatatcaaaatgaATTAACAGAGTATTCAAGTAGAACACATAAAAATTCGGTTTCATATCAACCATACAGAGGTAGTAAACTCCTCAATACAAAATACTTAAGAGAACAGGGAAAAAAATACCCTGAAATGTAACAATTAGAAAACTTCTTCATCTTTTATATTccaaacaaaatcattttaaattattcattaaAATTCCGTCAACTAAACAAAATTCTGAGTAATTATCTTAATACATAAATTAGCTCACGAACTTTTGAAAATGTACATAAAAAATAGACCCTGACGTACTTTAGGTTAACGTGTTCAGAGTTACTCGACAGGTACACTGGAGAAAAGgataacagaaaaacaaacctGGTGATGAGATAAACAAGCAGAACTGGAGTCGCACTGACGAAATTACCAACTAAGGCAACAGGCAGCGTGGCGATTAAGACAGAATCATCAACGGTCACACCGGCAGAAACTGAACAGGTTGACAAAGCTTGCGAGTAAGTCTACAGAATAGTAAAACTAGTCGAAGAgactaaataaataaaattaccgACATAGATGATAAAGTAACTCATAGAACCCAGCCAAAGGGTTAACCAACGGATCGACAGACTTCAGGTATAAACCTTCGAAGTAACCACCTCGGAATACCAGTTAcctagtttaaaaaaaaaaaaacaccaggAAAAATCAATAACGTATTGAATTGCAGCAGGAAAAATTCGGTTTGAACATATTTACCATATAAAAAACCCAACGTCCTTTAAGAACGAAACAACCAAGAATCACTAGCACCAATGCCTGTTATGTAATGAGGCATGATCTCACGTAACTATATTCAGGATAGCAAAACATACTACTGTTTCATTTGCTGTTGCTAAATCCAATCGAAACACTTAATCCCTGAAAAGAAACAATTACTACACTTCATCATCCACCCTTCAAACAAACTTACTTTAAAATTTCAGCAACTACACGCAAATGCCGGCAAAAtttattgaaaatttttttactagtaAGGCAGCATATTTATCATGTCACATTTGGAAGTTAGAATAAGAATAAACAAATTCCATGTAATATGGTGCCTCTAATCCGCTAAACTACAGATATACTCTAAAGAAAATAATTCCCACTCTTGATATTACCATTGATACTTACATTTTACTTTCCATGTCAACTGGTTTTAAGACCGAATGAAGTCACCAAAACCTCCGGAACAATAAATCCACAGGTGGTCCCTCATCTCCACGCCTGTTAAATCAGCAACAAAAATAAGCTTAAGAATCTTggaaaataaacataaaaatattaaCAGTAGAGTACCTCAAGTTATAGTTCCCATTAAAATGCAGCTATAATTACCTCACGGGCAATGGTAAACTACAACTGCCCCAATCCAACCGGCTAACAACCATCAATTCCCCAGCCCAAGAACACTCCTGAGGGGTAAAGTAACCTTAGGCAAAATGAAGAACGGAAAAGTTAAATTGTGTACTACAGTAGCCGTACGATCGAAACACCACACACCCGACTCCAACGCGAGAAAACCGAACTTACCAAACGAAAACTGATGCCATCCAACACTTCAAACACCTTACGTAACACATCAAGCATTTGCAGCATGACAACACCGCCACGGAGGTACAAATCAAAACCAACCCACACCTTGAGAAAATGTACAACCTACAACGGAAGTATGGAACAATTATCCAACCTGTACTTAAActaaacaagaaataaaaaagaactcACCTTACATGGCCAGCACCATCGAACATTACCACCACACAAGGCGTAATACAACAACCTAGGAATGGTAAAGCAAAAGACACGGGAAATTATGCACCTCACCTCAGAATTTATAACAAACCAACAGCAATACCTGGCGAAGACCAACTCATTGGGCAACGACCATAGACTTAACACAGCCAAGTGAACCCTAATGAAACGGAAAACAATGTTAATAGAAAGCAAATGCCATAGCAAAATGTTCACATTCAAACACCGAAACCCCTCAGACGCGAAGCAATTTACTTGGCCCTCGACAGATTAGTCTGAATTGAGTTTTGCAGTCAAACAAAAGCAACCCGCACATTATACTCGAAAAGCAAGCCACAGAAGCAATTCCAATCGTACGTCAACGTCTACGCCTAATCCGTTGTCCCGGATATCATGGGCCTAGTGACATCCCAGTCGATATTCTTTCTATTCCCCTGCACCTTCATGAAAAGGCCGCCCGGCTAGAACGTATTGCTCCACAACAAGAGCAAAGCTTTGTCTCAGACCTTCCCGGGAGTACCTAAAACAAGCAACAAGTGCCTCGAATGTAACCCCCAAATGCGGGATTGTCGGACGCCAACAAAGCAACGCGAAAATTCATCATAGGGGTTAGCTTAACATCATAATGAATATCCCAACATCATAATGTAAAacccaacaacaaaaaaaaaaaccccaaaaaaaaaaaaaaaaacaaaaaaaaaaaaaaaaaaaaaaaaaaaaaaaaaaaaaaaaaaaaaacccccacaaaaaaaaaaaaaaaaaaacaaaaccacaacttttttttttaaaataaaaaggaagaaaaaaaaaaaaaaaaaaaaaaaaaaaaaaaaaaaaaaaaaaaaaaaaaaaaaaaaaaaaaaaaaaaaaaaaaaaaacaaacacatcaAGGCCAGTAATATCTGAGTTGAGGAAAAAGCATTACCTGAGAAAGAATGCAGCTGTTAAATAAACACCACCAGACATGAACTCCTGTGGAAGCCATCTAACAGACACAACCAATGATGAACCAACAGGACGGAAATGTACCTGAGAGCACTGTCCAttgctacaaaaaaaaagaatatgtaaataGAGGAATAAAAATGATCAACATTGTATGAAAAAATCAGCTGATCAGTAATCACCAAAAGTTCTTAATCAAAATGAATATCATAGGCCTGGACACAGAAAATTTATGTCATCACACAATTTGAACTAACTCGACTATTGCACCACACATACACACCTCAAATGGGACATCCAGCATCCATAGCCTCACCATTCCAGAGTCCTTTCACGACTCAACCCCCATAGCAAATTTCACATTACAGCTTAGTCATTTGATATTCAAGAGAGGTTAGCTTTACATCCACTCATAACAGGAACTTGAAAGTACAACCTTCAGCTTCAGTTTTCTGAATCACATctgaaaacaaatcaaaatatcCAAATTAAATCTCgagcaacaaattattttgcaCTATTCAATCGATTCATTTCAGAGACATGCATGTCTAGTATTTGATTGACTTCACCACGCAACAGTACGTATCGGAAAGAATTGCTCATCACTACataaaaccaaaagaaataaaacagcAATAAATACCATTATCAGAGTCTAATTTTCAAGGTGATGCAGCATGCTTCGAAAACTAATAAGTATTACAAAGAAACTTAGGATTCAACATCAACAGATAACTTACGACTACAAACGCTGGTGGTGAAAGCTGTCCGACTACAGAGTCAATGGATGCTGCAGACTGCGTTGCACCAAACCTTAAATAGACTACGGTGGAGGGATGAGAAGAGAGACACGTGCAAAGCTAAGAGCGAAGAGCCTCAGGCCGAATAACGTACGTtgccaaaagaaagaattgagTTGTAGGCGAAAagtaaaatcatttttcttttaacaatTTTTACAGTCAGCACTCAGCAGTCAGACTCTGATTTTGATTAATACAACACGTTGTTTTAtaacaaaagaatttatttttaaaaaattagcttCTATACTCTCATAAAGTTCTAGATTTATCCAGAATAATAGACTTCTAATATAATTATATCTTACTTTACTCTTATCCATGAGATGTGGCAATTCCacagacaacaacaaaggAAGAAAGCATTTTAaagcataaaataaaaatctaagGAAGATTTATTTCGAAACCTGAATCAAGGATGTCATTTACACTTACATGTACACTTGATTACAATATTCAGAAGGATAATACGAATAATATGACATGTTAGAATAATTGTAAGGATTTTCTTGGCACACATTGGCTGTGTTCTGCATAGTGTTTGCAGAAGATGGACAGAAAGGAGGAGCATATTCCCAGTTGTTccaaaaacaataattttgctcTTGTTGATGGCTCGGTTGGTATCCAGAAGAATAGCTAACGGCTTCGGCTTGAGGGTTCACCTCCTGATAATAACTTGTGCAACTGGTTGACTCGCTGTTCGGCTGAAACTGCCGGGAGGTTGGTGAAGACTCGTTTGCCCAGTAGTTGGTCGGATGTTCTTCCAAGGTTTGAGTAAATGGATATCCACCAGACGTTGGCAGGCAGTGCGACAAGAcatctaaaaaataaaaaaaccaaacgtttaacaaacaaaaaaaca belongs to Daphnia magna isolate NIES linkage group LG1, ASM2063170v1.1, whole genome shotgun sequence and includes:
- the LOC116930034 gene encoding uncharacterized protein LOC116930034, translated to MSHLSNGQCSQVHFRPVGSSLVVSVRWLPQEFMSGGVYLTAAFFLRVHLAVLSLWSLPNELVFARLLYYALCGGNVRWCWPCKVVHFLKVWVGFDLYLRGGVVMLQMLDVLRKVFEVLDGISFRLVTLPLRSVLGLGN